The Thomasclavelia ramosa DSM 1402 genome includes a region encoding these proteins:
- a CDS encoding PTS sugar transporter subunit IIB — translation MDEFLQGINASIYLKWILMQNNHYSLNIKVDDNDNNTIIISNEIVIGKIIYYGKGIFEEELNDRQTKEKIFYLHFQLTHFNHAVELFKEMINCALEATNRPQIRVLLCCSGGLTTTLFASKMQELAKLENLSYEIFATGYSRLFEIANDYDIILIAPQVAYMLPQAKRRLPDKEVVTIPTRIFATNDYSGALKIIYDWYQNKEEK, via the coding sequence ATGGATGAGTTCTTGCAGGGAATCAATGCATCGATTTATTTAAAATGGATATTAATGCAAAACAATCATTATAGTTTAAATATCAAAGTTGATGACAATGATAATAATACGATCATCATCAGTAATGAAATAGTAATTGGGAAAATAATTTATTATGGCAAGGGAATTTTTGAGGAAGAGTTAAATGATCGTCAAACAAAGGAAAAAATCTTTTATCTTCATTTTCAATTAACACATTTTAATCATGCAGTGGAGTTGTTTAAAGAAATGATTAATTGTGCATTAGAAGCAACTAATCGGCCGCAAATAAGAGTTTTATTATGCTGTAGCGGTGGTCTGACAACAACTTTATTTGCAAGTAAAATGCAAGAGCTGGCAAAATTGGAAAATCTATCATATGAGATTTTTGCAACAGGATATTCACGCTTATTTGAGATTGCTAATGATTATGATATTATTTTAATTGCACCGCAAGTTGCTTATATGCTGCCACAAGCTAAGCGACGTTTGCCAGATAAAGAGGTAGTAACGATACCAACACGCATTTTTGCAACAAATGATTATTCAGGAGCATTAAAAATCATTTATGATTGGTATCAAAACAAGGAGGAAAAATAA
- a CDS encoding cyclase family protein, with translation MFIDLTLEVTPKLTQDAKGNESKANFGHLGTHFDVMNKEFPLSYLERNGVIFDVRGIDEIEVIDLEKIRSGDFVIFYTGFLEKAGYGTKEYFQAHPQLSNNLIEKLLDKKVSIIGIDCAGIRRGKEHTPMDQYCADHNAFVVENLDNLESLLMQNEFTINTYPMKFSEMTGLPCRVVAKVD, from the coding sequence ATGTTTATTGATTTAACTTTAGAAGTTACTCCAAAACTAACTCAGGATGCTAAAGGAAATGAAAGTAAAGCTAATTTTGGGCATTTAGGCACTCATTTTGATGTGATGAACAAAGAGTTTCCATTATCTTATTTAGAAAGAAATGGAGTTATTTTTGATGTCCGAGGTATTGATGAAATTGAAGTGATTGATTTGGAAAAAATTAGATCTGGTGATTTTGTGATTTTTTATACAGGATTTTTAGAAAAGGCAGGATATGGTACTAAAGAATATTTTCAAGCCCACCCTCAATTATCAAATAATCTGATTGAAAAATTGTTAGATAAGAAAGTTAGTATTATTGGAATTGATTGTGCTGGGATTCGTCGCGGTAAAGAACATACGCCGATGGATCAATATTGTGCTGATCATAATGCATTTGTTGTTGAAAATTTAGATAATCTAGAAAGTTTATTAATGCAAAATGAGTTTACTATAAATACTTATCCGATGAAATTTAGTGAAATGACAGGCTTGCCATGTCGGGTAGTTGCCAAGGTAGATTAA
- a CDS encoding cupin domain-containing protein produces MGLIIKKPDDAIIVNKKDGTHVAYYLFDEYEVHLNSLPPQTEQVWHFHQAIEEVILIIEGEIEIHYLDNDKRMRQRVQPNDLILVKDSIHTLINRSTKECKFVVFRLVLDGKNKRDLIKNDKKVVNML; encoded by the coding sequence ATGGGACTAATAATTAAAAAGCCTGATGATGCAATCATCGTAAATAAAAAAGATGGAACTCATGTTGCCTATTATTTGTTTGACGAGTATGAAGTTCACTTAAACAGTTTACCACCGCAAACTGAACAAGTATGGCATTTTCATCAAGCTATCGAGGAAGTAATCTTAATTATTGAAGGAGAGATAGAAATCCACTATTTAGATAATGATAAGAGAATGCGGCAAAGAGTTCAGCCAAATGATTTAATATTAGTTAAAGATAGTATTCATACATTGATTAATCGTAGTACGAAAGAATGTAAGTTTGTTGTTTTTAGATTAGTACTTGATGGTAAGAATAAACGTGATCTAATCAAGAATGACAAAAAGGTTGTAAATATGCTGTAG
- a CDS encoding GNAT family N-acetyltransferase has translation MLNFRYADINDLDFLVELRTRDLRLFSNQEILPQTINKIRDFYKTGIINGTCFTLLGFDNELLAASGTLYLYSLMPSNENPSGIMGQLTNIWVDEKYRHQGIASRIVSDLLTKGQGKCGMICLNSSKDAIALYQKLGFKTKERYMIKQWD, from the coding sequence ATGTTAAATTTTCGTTATGCTGATATAAATGATTTAGATTTTTTAGTGGAGTTAAGGACACGTGATTTAAGACTGTTTTCTAATCAGGAAATCTTACCACAGACAATTAACAAGATTCGTGATTTCTACAAAACAGGTATTATCAATGGTACCTGTTTTACATTATTAGGATTTGATAATGAATTATTGGCTGCTTCAGGAACATTATACTTATATTCCTTAATGCCATCAAATGAAAATCCTTCAGGAATTATGGGGCAGTTAACAAATATATGGGTAGATGAAAAATATCGTCATCAAGGTATTGCTAGTAGAATTGTTAGTGACTTATTAACAAAAGGACAAGGTAAATGTGGAATGATTTGCTTGAATTCTTCAAAAGATGCAATCGCACTATATCAAAAACTAGGATTTAAAACCAAAGAAAGGTATATGATAAAACAATGGGACTAA
- a CDS encoding DUF3021 domain-containing protein, translating into MRFKDLVSYFFGGIAWGCTFLVVINLIGYTVIGSTFLEPLMENFVMHAVGAMVVGVCCGSTSYVYKIESLSLRKQIAFHFTIGLGGYLLIAYKLGWMPISNIGYVITFILMAIIIFTSIWTGFYFYNRNEAKKYNAKIKEIEKENDN; encoded by the coding sequence ATGCGCTTTAAAGATTTAGTGAGTTATTTTTTTGGTGGGATTGCTTGGGGATGTACGTTTTTGGTAGTAATAAATCTAATTGGTTATACAGTGATTGGCAGCACGTTTTTAGAACCTTTGATGGAAAATTTTGTCATGCATGCAGTAGGAGCAATGGTAGTTGGAGTTTGTTGTGGTTCGACTTCATATGTTTATAAAATTGAAAGTTTAAGTTTAAGAAAACAAATAGCTTTTCATTTTACGATTGGGCTGGGTGGATATTTATTAATAGCATATAAATTGGGATGGATGCCAATTAGCAATATCGGCTATGTTATCACTTTTATATTAATGGCAATTATTATCTTTACAAGTATTTGGACGGGTTTTTATTTTTATAATCGAAATGAAGCTAAAAAATATAATGCTAAGATAAAAGAAATAGAAAAAGAAAATGATAATTAA
- a CDS encoding LytTR family DNA-binding domain-containing protein has protein sequence MKVELKIDPNCQEPWAVINVAKLTPSLQAAITILEKECEEMIFTAQNNGKIYIIDPVKIELIRTEGRELALYDLKKERYVLNKPLYEVQEQLGKDFVRISKFAIINIKRINHVEASFNGTMEIVMKNGLEEIITRSYRKLFKERLGV, from the coding sequence GTGAAAGTTGAATTAAAGATTGATCCTAATTGTCAAGAGCCTTGGGCAGTGATAAATGTAGCTAAGCTGACACCATCGCTTCAAGCTGCGATTACAATTTTGGAAAAAGAGTGTGAAGAAATGATTTTTACGGCTCAAAACAATGGTAAGATCTATATAATCGATCCAGTAAAAATTGAGCTGATTCGTACTGAAGGGCGAGAATTAGCATTATATGATTTGAAAAAAGAACGCTATGTTTTAAATAAACCGCTCTATGAAGTACAAGAACAATTAGGAAAAGATTTTGTACGTATATCAAAATTTGCAATCATCAATATTAAGCGTATTAATCATGTTGAAGCATCTTTTAATGGAACGATGGAAATAGTTATGAAGAATGGTCTTGAAGAAATCATAACCCGTAGTTATCGAAAACTGTTTAAAGAAAGATTGGGGGTGTAG
- a CDS encoding LexA family protein yields MTGERIKKLRKEKGLTQEQLGNLLGVKKSAIAKYENNRVENLKKDTIQKLSEIFDVPASYFLGIDESNQPIITDSITIPLYSDISCGTGLFVDDNVDEYISLPETLLSPSKEYFCQYADGDSMINENINQGDLIVFEKSNQIRNGEVGCFTIDDNVATCKKFYRDDNNHCIILQPANPEYTPIVINQESQAGFRVIGKLTLVINKR; encoded by the coding sequence ATGACCGGTGAACGAATAAAAAAATTACGTAAAGAAAAAGGCTTAACTCAAGAGCAATTAGGTAACTTACTTGGGGTTAAAAAATCAGCCATCGCAAAATATGAAAACAATCGAGTTGAGAATTTAAAAAAGGACACGATTCAAAAACTATCTGAAATTTTTGATGTTCCTGCTTCATACTTTTTAGGAATTGACGAGAGCAATCAACCTATTATTACTGATTCAATTACTATTCCTTTATACAGTGATATTAGTTGTGGAACTGGTCTTTTTGTTGATGACAATGTTGATGAATATATATCCTTACCTGAAACATTACTTTCACCCAGTAAAGAATATTTTTGTCAATATGCCGATGGTGACAGCATGATCAATGAAAATATCAATCAAGGTGATTTAATTGTATTTGAAAAAAGTAATCAAATTAGAAATGGTGAGGTTGGCTGCTTTACAATCGATGATAATGTTGCTACATGTAAAAAATTCTACCGTGATGATAATAATCACTGCATTATATTACAACCAGCTAATCCTGAATATACACCCATTGTAATAAATCAAGAAAGTCAAGCCGGCTTTAGAGTAATAGGTAAACTAACTTTAGTTATTAATAAAAGGTAG
- a CDS encoding Cof-type HAD-IIB family hydrolase has protein sequence MIKLIATDMDGTFLDSDKRFDPEFIDIFYKLKEKGIKFVIASGNQYYRLYQKFLPLSEQMYFIAENGCYIAEGATELYCNTITHDNVELIKTALAPYDNLFMIMCGRKGAYVLSRDKHFESLVRLHYCNYQFVDSFDHIDDEIMKISINDPEEQIEKYLQALEPHLPVAVKVVTAGNMWMDIHNRDINKGVGMRFLQAIYEIEPDECMAFGDQMNDYELLQQVKYGYAMDNAVLPIKEIAYGTTRSNDEQGVLIKIKEVLDLA, from the coding sequence ATGATAAAATTAATTGCAACAGATATGGATGGAACATTTTTGGATTCAGATAAACGTTTTGATCCGGAATTTATTGATATATTTTATAAACTAAAGGAAAAGGGAATCAAATTTGTAATTGCTAGTGGTAATCAGTATTATCGATTATATCAAAAATTTTTACCATTAAGTGAACAAATGTATTTTATTGCTGAAAATGGTTGTTACATCGCAGAGGGAGCGACAGAATTGTATTGTAATACAATTACACACGATAATGTTGAATTGATCAAAACAGCATTAGCCCCATATGATAATTTATTTATGATCATGTGTGGTCGGAAAGGGGCTTATGTCTTAAGCCGTGATAAGCATTTTGAATCATTGGTGAGATTACATTATTGTAATTATCAATTTGTTGATTCATTCGATCATATCGATGATGAAATCATGAAGATTTCTATTAATGATCCAGAAGAACAGATAGAAAAATATTTGCAAGCATTGGAGCCGCATTTACCAGTCGCAGTTAAGGTTGTAACAGCAGGAAATATGTGGATGGATATTCATAATCGTGATATTAACAAAGGTGTTGGAATGCGTTTTTTACAAGCAATCTATGAAATAGAACCTGATGAATGTATGGCTTTTGGGGATCAAATGAATGATTATGAGTTATTACAGCAAGTGAAATATGGTTATGCCATGGATAATGCAGTTCTGCCAATTAAGGAGATTGCTTATGGTACAACTAGATCCAATGATGAACAGGGAGTCTTAATTAAAATTAAAGAAGTATTGGATCTTGCCTAG
- a CDS encoding rhodanese-like domain-containing protein, translating into MNKRQMQLIIGILVIIIIVLLVYRNHRQETAYQRISASEAQKIMDEESNIIIIDVRTVDEYKTGHIKNAICIPNELISNKEIAELPDKSQEILVYCRSGSRSRQAANKLIKLGYENVIDFGGIIDWDGEVVK; encoded by the coding sequence GTGAATAAAAGACAGATGCAATTAATTATTGGTATTTTAGTTATCATTATTATTGTTTTATTAGTGTATCGTAATCATCGCCAAGAAACTGCTTATCAAAGGATTTCGGCGAGTGAAGCTCAAAAGATTATGGATGAAGAAAGTAATATTATCATTATTGATGTAAGAACAGTAGATGAATATAAGACCGGGCATATAAAAAATGCTATCTGTATTCCCAATGAATTAATTTCTAATAAAGAAATTGCAGAGTTACCAGATAAATCACAAGAAATATTAGTATATTGTCGCAGTGGAAGTAGAAGTCGTCAGGCTGCAAACAAATTGATTAAACTTGGTTATGAAAATGTTATTGATTTTGGTGGAATCATTGATTGGGATGGTGAAGTAGTTAAATAA
- the bcp gene encoding thioredoxin-dependent thiol peroxidase has product MLEVGSIAPDFTLLDQNGDSVSLSNFVGKKIILYFYSKDNTPGCTKQACGYAQNYPRFKEKDTIIIGISKDTVVSHKKFEEKYQLPFILLANPELDVLQAYDVWKEKNMYGRMVMGVVRTTYLINEEGIIEKAFTKVKAADDAERMLREIESE; this is encoded by the coding sequence ATGTTAGAAGTGGGAAGTATTGCTCCAGATTTTACCTTATTAGATCAAAATGGTGACAGTGTTTCATTGAGTAATTTTGTTGGAAAGAAAATAATTTTATATTTTTATAGTAAAGATAATACGCCAGGCTGCACTAAACAAGCTTGTGGATATGCTCAAAACTATCCTCGATTCAAAGAAAAAGACACAATAATTATTGGGATTAGTAAAGATACGGTTGTATCACATAAAAAATTTGAAGAAAAATATCAGCTTCCATTTATTTTATTAGCTAATCCAGAATTAGATGTTTTACAAGCTTATGATGTTTGGAAAGAAAAAAATATGTATGGTCGAATGGTTATGGGTGTAGTGCGAACTACATATTTAATTAATGAAGAAGGTATTATAGAAAAGGCATTTACAAAGGTTAAAGCAGCAGATGATGCTGAGCGAATGTTAAGAGAGATTGAGAGTGAATAA
- a CDS encoding fructose-6-phosphate aldolase has product MEFIIDTVNLEEIKDAIDHMPIVGVTSNPSIVKATAPENFFDHMRKVRDIIGKDRSLHVQVISKNCDEMVNEAHRILKEIDNRVYVKIPVSYEGIKAIKILKAEGINVTATAVYDLMQAYMALAAGADYIAPYVNRIGNLGSDPFELINELSNRIVMDDYDCKILAASFKGVQQVRDSFNSGAQAITAPVSVLKAIFNNPNIEKAVDDFNQDWYSVYGENKGICDL; this is encoded by the coding sequence ATGGAATTTATTATTGATACTGTGAATTTAGAGGAAATTAAAGATGCTATAGATCATATGCCAATCGTAGGAGTGACAAGCAACCCTTCTATTGTAAAAGCAACTGCACCAGAAAACTTCTTTGATCACATGAGAAAAGTAAGAGATATTATTGGAAAAGATAGAAGCTTACATGTTCAAGTGATTTCTAAAAATTGTGATGAGATGGTTAATGAAGCACATCGAATTTTAAAGGAAATTGATAATCGAGTTTATGTGAAGATTCCTGTATCATATGAAGGAATCAAAGCTATCAAGATTTTAAAAGCAGAAGGCATCAATGTTACAGCAACTGCTGTTTACGACCTGATGCAGGCATATATGGCATTGGCAGCCGGAGCTGATTATATTGCTCCATATGTTAATCGAATTGGGAACCTTGGTAGTGATCCGTTTGAATTAATCAATGAGTTGTCAAATCGAATCGTGATGGATGATTATGATTGTAAGATTTTAGCAGCCAGTTTCAAAGGTGTCCAGCAAGTAAGAGATTCTTTTAATAGTGGAGCCCAAGCAATTACAGCACCAGTCAGTGTTCTAAAAGCGATTTTTAATAATCCAAATATTGAAAAAGCTGTAGATGATTTTAATCAAGACTGGTATAGTGTTTATGGAGAAAATAAAGGAATTTGTGATTTATAA